One region of Salvia miltiorrhiza cultivar Shanhuang (shh) chromosome 3, IMPLAD_Smil_shh, whole genome shotgun sequence genomic DNA includes:
- the LOC131015929 gene encoding non-specific lipid-transfer protein 8-like, which translates to MLINEAAIHNISTCLATMASLSQATAFVAMVILLAAAAAPSSAAITCSDVIKDLRPCLNYLKSGSGAPPTPCCDGASSLAAAATTTADKQAACNCLKNAAKSITLKPELAKALPANCGISMPFQISPNVDCSKIS; encoded by the exons atgCTTATAAATGAAGCAGCAATACACAACATCTCAACTTGCCTAGCAACCATGGCTTCTTTGAGTCAAGCAACTGCGTTTGTGGCTATGGTTATACTCTTAGCAGCAGCGGCTGCACCGTCGTCGGCTGCCATCACATGCAGCGACGTGATAAAGGACTTGAGGCCGTGCCTCAACTATCTCAAGAGTGGGAGCGGGGCGCCGCCGACTCCCTGCTGTGACGGTGCGTCCAGCTTGGCGGCGGCGGCCACCACCACGGCCGACAAGCAGGCCGCCTGCAACTGCCTCAAGAATGCCGCGAAGAGCATCACTCTCAAGCCTGAGCTCGCCAAAGCTCTTCCCGCCAACTGTGGGATCTCCATGCCCTTTCAAATCTCGCCTAACGTTGATTGCTCCAA GATCAGTTAA